The proteins below come from a single Drosophila teissieri strain GT53w chromosome 3L, Prin_Dtei_1.1, whole genome shotgun sequence genomic window:
- the LOC122618156 gene encoding AF4/FMR2 family member lilli isoform X12, giving the protein MYYPHMVQAGVAPFPGAPAGYAAAPNPGAAVVAAAAAAQQQQQQQQQQQQQQQAQQQQQQQVAGGAPNAADSLSMAVAAAAAKQSADPVTQMKSGSEAATGSGSSNNNNNTAGAGAAGAPGNAAGLTTEYSSGGCGGGGASTANSVVVATTSVSDVVNASLYMQQKTNLSTQTQTPQYEYDYEYEYNGTSLAEPRVPGPIPHHPLTNGHAVEQVQQPPEHQQHLQSSLPPQNVLSISTVLIANEAAESQQSSAMPNSGGGGNTGGGGGGGGGGGTPSSPLSNSPSSATASQAGGCGLTLNGSATEGSMSGDTSPVASGEPLLQTPPALQQQQQQQQQQQQQQQQQQQPLLCSSPTMQAMQSAGTSVTGSSIASGTLAATSSSGVGLLPTTGLDSIASVGATAGCAVVPASTSQVIAHLNAAAAAASGIMSPTANVATSLSSALVPAQSVAAVAAAASLDAKSQPKRLHVSNIPFRFRDPDLRAMFGQFGTILDVEIIFNERGSKGFGFVTFANSNDAERARERLHGTVVEGRKIEVNNATARVQTKKVTAVPNVVLTKDGAIPAPALVCVQWPEVYTMIPS; this is encoded by the exons CACATGGTGCAGGCGGGCGTGGCGCCTTTTCCGGGCGCTCCTGCCGGCTATGCCGCTGCTCCGAATCCTGGAGCAGCGGTTGTTGCCGCAGCGGCCGCCgcccaacaacagcagcagcagcagcaacaacaacagcagcagcagcaggcccagcagcaacagcaacaacaggtgGCCGGCGGAGCACCGAACGCCGCGGACAGTTTGTccatggcagtggcagcggcagcggccaAACAGTCTGCTGATCCAGTGACCCAAATGAAATCGGGCAGCGAGGCAGCCACAGGATCtggcagcagcaataacaacaacaacacagccggggcaggagcagcaggagcgcCAGGAAACGCCGCAGGATTGACCACAGAATATTCAAGTGGCGGCTGCGGGGGCGGCGGTGCATCAACGGCCAattcggtggtggtggccaccaccagTGTTTCCGACGTTGTCAATGCCTCGCTGTACATGCAACAGAAG ACAAATCTGtcaacacaaacacagacaccACAGTACGAGTACGactacgagtacgagtacaaTGGAACCAGCCTCGCAGAACCAAGAGTCCCAGGTCCCATTCCGCATCATCCACTGACAAATGGACATGCCGtggagcaagtgcagcagccaccagaacaccagcagcatctgcaATCATCGCTGCCCCCACAAAATGTGCTCAGCATA TCCACAGTATTGATCGCCAATGAGGCAGCAGAATCACAACAGAGCTCCGCCATGCCCAATTCTGGAGGCGGTGGCAATaccggtggcggtggcggcggcggaggaggcggcggcacGCCCAGTTCTCCGCTCAGCAACTCCCCGTCCAGCGCAACAGCCTCGCAGGCGGGCGGCTGCGGACTGACCCTCAATGGCAGCGCCACCGAGGGCAGTATGTCCGGTGATACATCGCCGGTGGCCAGTGGTGAACCGCTCCTGCAGACGCCGCCCGCcctccaacagcagcaacagcagcaacagcagcaacaacaacagcaacaacaacagcagcaaccgcTTCTGTGCAGCAGTCCCACAATGCAGGCGATGCAATCGGCGGGCACCTCAGTGACGGGCAGCTCGATAGCTTCCGGCACATTGGcggccaccagcagcagtggcGTTGGCCTCTTGCCCACCACCGGTTTGGACAGCATCGCCAGTGTTGGTGCAACAGCCGGCTGTGCCGTTGTGCCGGCCAGCACATCGCAGGTGATCGCCCACCTGaatgcagcagccgccgcgGCCAGCGGCATCATGTCGCCCACGGCCAATGTGGCCACTAGTCTCAGCAGCGCCCTAGTCCCGGCCCAATCGGTGGCCGCCGTTGCAGCGGCCGCCTCCCTCGATGCCAAAAGCCAGCCGAAGCGACTGCACGTCTCCAACATACCGTTCCGCTTCCGGGATCCCGATCTGAGGGCCATGTTTGGG CAATTTGGCACCATTCTGGACGTGGAAATCATCTTCAACGAGCGCGGCAGCAAG GGATTCGGTTTTGTAACATTCGCTAACAGCAACGATGCAGAACGAGCACGCGAACGTCTACACGGCACCGTGGTTGAGGGACGCAAAATCGAG GTGAATAACGCCACTGCACGTGTACAAACCAAAAAAGTGACAGCAGTACCCAACG TTGTACTGACCAAAGATGGTGCCATACCGGCCCCAGCTCTAG TTTGCGTACAATGGCCAGAAG TGTATACTATGATCCCTTCTTAG
- the LOC122618156 gene encoding ecdysone-induced protein 74EF isoform X1 gives MYYPHMVQAGVAPFPGAPAGYAAAPNPGAAVVAAAAAAQQQQQQQQQQQQQQQAQQQQQQQVAGGAPNAADSLSMAVAAAAAKQSADPVTQMKSGSEAATGSGSSNNNNNTAGAGAAGAPGNAAGLTTEYSSGGCGGGGASTANSVVVATTSVSDVVNASLYMQQKTNLSTQTQTPQYEYDYEYEYNGTSLAEPRVPGPIPHHPLTNGHAVEQVQQPPEHQQHLQSSLPPQNVLSISTVLIANEAAESQQSSAMPNSGGGGNTGGGGGGGGGGGTPSSPLSNSPSSATASQAGGCGLTLNGSATEGSMSGDTSPVASGEPLLQTPPALQQQQQQQQQQQQQQQQQQQPLLCSSPTMQAMQSAGTSVTGSSIASGTLAATSSSGVGLLPTTGLDSIASVGATAGCAVVPASTSQVIAHLNAAAAAASGIMSPTANVATSLSSALVPAQSVAAVAAAASLDAKSQPKRLHVSNIPFRFRDPDLRAMFGQFGTILDVEIIFNERGSKGFGFVTFANSNDAERARERLHGTVVEGRKIEVNNATARVQTKKVTAVPNVVLTKDGAIPAPALVCVQWPEAAVAAAMRGVAIQRGHVGVVGATPYHHPHHPHHHPALLAASAAAAAQQQQQRQLAAAAVATAAVAQQQQQQQQAVVQQQQQQVAAAAQQQHQQQQHQQQQQQAVQQQQQQAVQQQQQHQQQQQQQAQQQHAAVAAAAAAASHPHMHAAHAHAHALGPQLAQLQAVAVPTAASNAAALQQSLAAAIQNPSGNPNAAAAAAAYAARLSAATGATQSPQTAAAAAAAASMAASANAANNAAALHGFAPVYYDPFLAAAASADPNLRFQAAKPVTEVPAAQPAAILNATAPLLKTPLSQAQQQAYATAATTYTAVAARAAYGAAAAAAAQPALAGYATVAGYAREYADPYLGHGIGPVPGYGATMYRGGFNRFTPY, from the exons CACATGGTGCAGGCGGGCGTGGCGCCTTTTCCGGGCGCTCCTGCCGGCTATGCCGCTGCTCCGAATCCTGGAGCAGCGGTTGTTGCCGCAGCGGCCGCCgcccaacaacagcagcagcagcagcaacaacaacagcagcagcagcaggcccagcagcaacagcaacaacaggtgGCCGGCGGAGCACCGAACGCCGCGGACAGTTTGTccatggcagtggcagcggcagcggccaAACAGTCTGCTGATCCAGTGACCCAAATGAAATCGGGCAGCGAGGCAGCCACAGGATCtggcagcagcaataacaacaacaacacagccggggcaggagcagcaggagcgcCAGGAAACGCCGCAGGATTGACCACAGAATATTCAAGTGGCGGCTGCGGGGGCGGCGGTGCATCAACGGCCAattcggtggtggtggccaccaccagTGTTTCCGACGTTGTCAATGCCTCGCTGTACATGCAACAGAAG ACAAATCTGtcaacacaaacacagacaccACAGTACGAGTACGactacgagtacgagtacaaTGGAACCAGCCTCGCAGAACCAAGAGTCCCAGGTCCCATTCCGCATCATCCACTGACAAATGGACATGCCGtggagcaagtgcagcagccaccagaacaccagcagcatctgcaATCATCGCTGCCCCCACAAAATGTGCTCAGCATA TCCACAGTATTGATCGCCAATGAGGCAGCAGAATCACAACAGAGCTCCGCCATGCCCAATTCTGGAGGCGGTGGCAATaccggtggcggtggcggcggcggaggaggcggcggcacGCCCAGTTCTCCGCTCAGCAACTCCCCGTCCAGCGCAACAGCCTCGCAGGCGGGCGGCTGCGGACTGACCCTCAATGGCAGCGCCACCGAGGGCAGTATGTCCGGTGATACATCGCCGGTGGCCAGTGGTGAACCGCTCCTGCAGACGCCGCCCGCcctccaacagcagcaacagcagcaacagcagcaacaacaacagcaacaacaacagcagcaaccgcTTCTGTGCAGCAGTCCCACAATGCAGGCGATGCAATCGGCGGGCACCTCAGTGACGGGCAGCTCGATAGCTTCCGGCACATTGGcggccaccagcagcagtggcGTTGGCCTCTTGCCCACCACCGGTTTGGACAGCATCGCCAGTGTTGGTGCAACAGCCGGCTGTGCCGTTGTGCCGGCCAGCACATCGCAGGTGATCGCCCACCTGaatgcagcagccgccgcgGCCAGCGGCATCATGTCGCCCACGGCCAATGTGGCCACTAGTCTCAGCAGCGCCCTAGTCCCGGCCCAATCGGTGGCCGCCGTTGCAGCGGCCGCCTCCCTCGATGCCAAAAGCCAGCCGAAGCGACTGCACGTCTCCAACATACCGTTCCGCTTCCGGGATCCCGATCTGAGGGCCATGTTTGGG CAATTTGGCACCATTCTGGACGTGGAAATCATCTTCAACGAGCGCGGCAGCAAG GGATTCGGTTTTGTAACATTCGCTAACAGCAACGATGCAGAACGAGCACGCGAACGTCTACACGGCACCGTGGTTGAGGGACGCAAAATCGAG GTGAATAACGCCACTGCACGTGTACAAACCAAAAAAGTGACAGCAGTACCCAACG TTGTACTGACCAAAGATGGTGCCATACCGGCCCCAGCTCTAG TTTGCGTACAATGGCCAGAAG ccgccgttgccgccgcAATGCGTGGAGTGGCCATCCAGCGCGGACACGTGGGCGTGGTCGGCGCCACCCCCTACCATCATCCCCATCATCCGCATCATCATCCGGCGCTGCTGGcggcctccgccgccgccgccgcccaacaacaacagcaacgccaactggccgccgccgccgtggCCACGGCAGCAGTcgcccaacagcagcagcagcagcagcaggctgttgtccagcagcaacagcagcaggtggctgccgccgcccagcagcaacatcagcagcagcagcatcagcaacaacaacagcaggccgtgcagcagcagcagcaacaggcggtccagcagcagcagcaacatcaacagcagcagcagcagcaggcacaacagcaacatgccGCCGTagcagccgccgcagctgcCGCTTCGCATCCGCACATGCAtgccgcccacgcccacgcccacgcccttGGCCCACAGCTGGCGCAATTGCAAGCGGTCGCCGTGCCCACCGCCGCCAGCaatgctgctgcactgcagcaaTCCCTGGCAGCCGCCATCCAGAATCCGAGCGGTAATCCGaacgctgctgccgccgccgccgcctatGCCGCCCGTCTATCGGCGGCCACGGGCGCCACACAATCGCCGCAAacagccgctgctgctgcggctgctgcttcCATGGCCGCGTCGGCCAATGCGGCCAACAATGCGGCCGCTTTGCATGGATTCGCGCC TGTATACTATGATCCCTTCTTAGCAGCCGCTGCTTCCGCTGATCCAAATCTACGCTTCCAG GCAGCCAAACCGGTCACTGAAGTTCCAGCCGCTCAGCCAGCCGCCatattaaat
- the LOC122618156 gene encoding ecdysone-induced protein 74EF isoform X2, which produces MYYPHMVQAGVAPFPGAPAGYAAAPNPGAAVVAAAAAAQQQQQQQQQQQQQQQAQQQQQQQVAGGAPNAADSLSMAVAAAAAKQSADPVTQMKSGSEAATGSGSSNNNNNTAGAGAAGAPGNAAGLTTEYSSGGCGGGGASTANSVVVATTSVSDVVNASLYMQQKTNLSTQTQTPQYEYDYEYEYNGTSLAEPRVPGPIPHHPLTNGHAVEQVQQPPEHQQHLQSSLPPQNVLSISTVLIANEAAESQQSSAMPNSGGGGNTGGGGGGGGGGGTPSSPLSNSPSSATASQAGGCGLTLNGSATEGSMSGDTSPVASGEPLLQTPPALQQQQQQQQQQQQQQQQQQQPLLCSSPTMQAMQSAGTSVTGSSIASGTLAATSSSGVGLLPTTGLDSIASVGATAGCAVVPASTSQVIAHLNAAAAAASGIMSPTANVATSLSSALVPAQSVAAVAAAASLDAKSQPKRLHVSNIPFRFRDPDLRAMFGQFGTILDVEIIFNERGSKGFGFVTFANSNDAERARERLHGTVVEGRKIEVNNATARVQTKKVTAVPNVCVQWPEAAVAAAMRGVAIQRGHVGVVGATPYHHPHHPHHHPALLAASAAAAAQQQQQRQLAAAAVATAAVAQQQQQQQQAVVQQQQQQVAAAAQQQHQQQQHQQQQQQAVQQQQQQAVQQQQQHQQQQQQQAQQQHAAVAAAAAAASHPHMHAAHAHAHALGPQLAQLQAVAVPTAASNAAALQQSLAAAIQNPSGNPNAAAAAAAYAARLSAATGATQSPQTAAAAAAAASMAASANAANNAAALHGFAPVYYDPFLAAAASADPNLRFQAAKPVTEVPAAQPAAILNATAPLLKTPLSQAQQQAYATAATTYTAVAARAAYGAAAAAAAQPALAGYATVAGYAREYADPYLGHGIGPVPGYGATMYRGGFNRFTPY; this is translated from the exons CACATGGTGCAGGCGGGCGTGGCGCCTTTTCCGGGCGCTCCTGCCGGCTATGCCGCTGCTCCGAATCCTGGAGCAGCGGTTGTTGCCGCAGCGGCCGCCgcccaacaacagcagcagcagcagcaacaacaacagcagcagcagcaggcccagcagcaacagcaacaacaggtgGCCGGCGGAGCACCGAACGCCGCGGACAGTTTGTccatggcagtggcagcggcagcggccaAACAGTCTGCTGATCCAGTGACCCAAATGAAATCGGGCAGCGAGGCAGCCACAGGATCtggcagcagcaataacaacaacaacacagccggggcaggagcagcaggagcgcCAGGAAACGCCGCAGGATTGACCACAGAATATTCAAGTGGCGGCTGCGGGGGCGGCGGTGCATCAACGGCCAattcggtggtggtggccaccaccagTGTTTCCGACGTTGTCAATGCCTCGCTGTACATGCAACAGAAG ACAAATCTGtcaacacaaacacagacaccACAGTACGAGTACGactacgagtacgagtacaaTGGAACCAGCCTCGCAGAACCAAGAGTCCCAGGTCCCATTCCGCATCATCCACTGACAAATGGACATGCCGtggagcaagtgcagcagccaccagaacaccagcagcatctgcaATCATCGCTGCCCCCACAAAATGTGCTCAGCATA TCCACAGTATTGATCGCCAATGAGGCAGCAGAATCACAACAGAGCTCCGCCATGCCCAATTCTGGAGGCGGTGGCAATaccggtggcggtggcggcggcggaggaggcggcggcacGCCCAGTTCTCCGCTCAGCAACTCCCCGTCCAGCGCAACAGCCTCGCAGGCGGGCGGCTGCGGACTGACCCTCAATGGCAGCGCCACCGAGGGCAGTATGTCCGGTGATACATCGCCGGTGGCCAGTGGTGAACCGCTCCTGCAGACGCCGCCCGCcctccaacagcagcaacagcagcaacagcagcaacaacaacagcaacaacaacagcagcaaccgcTTCTGTGCAGCAGTCCCACAATGCAGGCGATGCAATCGGCGGGCACCTCAGTGACGGGCAGCTCGATAGCTTCCGGCACATTGGcggccaccagcagcagtggcGTTGGCCTCTTGCCCACCACCGGTTTGGACAGCATCGCCAGTGTTGGTGCAACAGCCGGCTGTGCCGTTGTGCCGGCCAGCACATCGCAGGTGATCGCCCACCTGaatgcagcagccgccgcgGCCAGCGGCATCATGTCGCCCACGGCCAATGTGGCCACTAGTCTCAGCAGCGCCCTAGTCCCGGCCCAATCGGTGGCCGCCGTTGCAGCGGCCGCCTCCCTCGATGCCAAAAGCCAGCCGAAGCGACTGCACGTCTCCAACATACCGTTCCGCTTCCGGGATCCCGATCTGAGGGCCATGTTTGGG CAATTTGGCACCATTCTGGACGTGGAAATCATCTTCAACGAGCGCGGCAGCAAG GGATTCGGTTTTGTAACATTCGCTAACAGCAACGATGCAGAACGAGCACGCGAACGTCTACACGGCACCGTGGTTGAGGGACGCAAAATCGAG GTGAATAACGCCACTGCACGTGTACAAACCAAAAAAGTGACAGCAGTACCCAACG TTTGCGTACAATGGCCAGAAG ccgccgttgccgccgcAATGCGTGGAGTGGCCATCCAGCGCGGACACGTGGGCGTGGTCGGCGCCACCCCCTACCATCATCCCCATCATCCGCATCATCATCCGGCGCTGCTGGcggcctccgccgccgccgccgcccaacaacaacagcaacgccaactggccgccgccgccgtggCCACGGCAGCAGTcgcccaacagcagcagcagcagcagcaggctgttgtccagcagcaacagcagcaggtggctgccgccgcccagcagcaacatcagcagcagcagcatcagcaacaacaacagcaggccgtgcagcagcagcagcaacaggcggtccagcagcagcagcaacatcaacagcagcagcagcagcaggcacaacagcaacatgccGCCGTagcagccgccgcagctgcCGCTTCGCATCCGCACATGCAtgccgcccacgcccacgcccacgcccttGGCCCACAGCTGGCGCAATTGCAAGCGGTCGCCGTGCCCACCGCCGCCAGCaatgctgctgcactgcagcaaTCCCTGGCAGCCGCCATCCAGAATCCGAGCGGTAATCCGaacgctgctgccgccgccgccgcctatGCCGCCCGTCTATCGGCGGCCACGGGCGCCACACAATCGCCGCAAacagccgctgctgctgcggctgctgcttcCATGGCCGCGTCGGCCAATGCGGCCAACAATGCGGCCGCTTTGCATGGATTCGCGCC TGTATACTATGATCCCTTCTTAGCAGCCGCTGCTTCCGCTGATCCAAATCTACGCTTCCAG GCAGCCAAACCGGTCACTGAAGTTCCAGCCGCTCAGCCAGCCGCCatattaaat
- the LOC122618156 gene encoding ecdysone-induced protein 74EF isoform X14, producing the protein MYYPHMVQAGVAPFPGAPAGYAAAPNPGAAVVAAAAAAQQQQQQQQQQQQQQQAQQQQQQQVAGGAPNAADSLSMAVAAAAAKQSADPVTQMKSGSEAATGSGSSNNNNNTAGAGAAGAPGNAAGLTTEYSSGGCGGGGASTANSVVVATTSVSDVVNASLYMQQKTNLSTQTQTPQYEYDYEYEYNGTSLAEPRVPGPIPHHPLTNGHAVEQVQQPPEHQQHLQSSLPPQNVLSISTVLIANEAAESQQSSAMPNSGGGGNTGGGGGGGGGGGTPSSPLSNSPSSATASQAGGCGLTLNGSATEGSMSGDTSPVASGEPLLQTPPALQQQQQQQQQQQQQQQQQQQPLLCSSPTMQAMQSAGTSVTGSSIASGTLAATSSSGVGLLPTTGLDSIASVGATAGCAVVPASTSQVIAHLNAAAAAASGIMSPTANVATSLSSALVPAQSVAAVAAAASLDAKSQPKRLHVSNIPFRFRDPDLRAMFGQFGTILDVEIIFNERGSKFAYNGQKCIL; encoded by the exons CACATGGTGCAGGCGGGCGTGGCGCCTTTTCCGGGCGCTCCTGCCGGCTATGCCGCTGCTCCGAATCCTGGAGCAGCGGTTGTTGCCGCAGCGGCCGCCgcccaacaacagcagcagcagcagcaacaacaacagcagcagcagcaggcccagcagcaacagcaacaacaggtgGCCGGCGGAGCACCGAACGCCGCGGACAGTTTGTccatggcagtggcagcggcagcggccaAACAGTCTGCTGATCCAGTGACCCAAATGAAATCGGGCAGCGAGGCAGCCACAGGATCtggcagcagcaataacaacaacaacacagccggggcaggagcagcaggagcgcCAGGAAACGCCGCAGGATTGACCACAGAATATTCAAGTGGCGGCTGCGGGGGCGGCGGTGCATCAACGGCCAattcggtggtggtggccaccaccagTGTTTCCGACGTTGTCAATGCCTCGCTGTACATGCAACAGAAG ACAAATCTGtcaacacaaacacagacaccACAGTACGAGTACGactacgagtacgagtacaaTGGAACCAGCCTCGCAGAACCAAGAGTCCCAGGTCCCATTCCGCATCATCCACTGACAAATGGACATGCCGtggagcaagtgcagcagccaccagaacaccagcagcatctgcaATCATCGCTGCCCCCACAAAATGTGCTCAGCATA TCCACAGTATTGATCGCCAATGAGGCAGCAGAATCACAACAGAGCTCCGCCATGCCCAATTCTGGAGGCGGTGGCAATaccggtggcggtggcggcggcggaggaggcggcggcacGCCCAGTTCTCCGCTCAGCAACTCCCCGTCCAGCGCAACAGCCTCGCAGGCGGGCGGCTGCGGACTGACCCTCAATGGCAGCGCCACCGAGGGCAGTATGTCCGGTGATACATCGCCGGTGGCCAGTGGTGAACCGCTCCTGCAGACGCCGCCCGCcctccaacagcagcaacagcagcaacagcagcaacaacaacagcaacaacaacagcagcaaccgcTTCTGTGCAGCAGTCCCACAATGCAGGCGATGCAATCGGCGGGCACCTCAGTGACGGGCAGCTCGATAGCTTCCGGCACATTGGcggccaccagcagcagtggcGTTGGCCTCTTGCCCACCACCGGTTTGGACAGCATCGCCAGTGTTGGTGCAACAGCCGGCTGTGCCGTTGTGCCGGCCAGCACATCGCAGGTGATCGCCCACCTGaatgcagcagccgccgcgGCCAGCGGCATCATGTCGCCCACGGCCAATGTGGCCACTAGTCTCAGCAGCGCCCTAGTCCCGGCCCAATCGGTGGCCGCCGTTGCAGCGGCCGCCTCCCTCGATGCCAAAAGCCAGCCGAAGCGACTGCACGTCTCCAACATACCGTTCCGCTTCCGGGATCCCGATCTGAGGGCCATGTTTGGG CAATTTGGCACCATTCTGGACGTGGAAATCATCTTCAACGAGCGCGGCAGCAAG TTTGCGTACAATGGCCAGAAG TGTATACTATGA
- the LOC122618156 gene encoding AF4/FMR2 family member lilli isoform X13, whose amino-acid sequence MYYPHMVQAGVAPFPGAPAGYAAAPNPGAAVVAAAAAAQQQQQQQQQQQQQQQAQQQQQQQVAGGAPNAADSLSMAVAAAAAKQSADPVTQMKSGSEAATGSGSSNNNNNTAGAGAAGAPGNAAGLTTEYSSGGCGGGGASTANSVVVATTSVSDVVNASLYMQQKTNLSTQTQTPQYEYDYEYEYNGTSLAEPRVPGPIPHHPLTNGHAVEQVQQPPEHQQHLQSSLPPQNVLSISTVLIANEAAESQQSSAMPNSGGGGNTGGGGGGGGGGGTPSSPLSNSPSSATASQAGGCGLTLNGSATEGSMSGDTSPVASGEPLLQTPPALQQQQQQQQQQQQQQQQQQQPLLCSSPTMQAMQSAGTSVTGSSIASGTLAATSSSGVGLLPTTGLDSIASVGATAGCAVVPASTSQVIAHLNAAAAAASGIMSPTANVATSLSSALVPAQSVAAVAAAASLDAKSQPKRLHVSNIPFRFRDPDLRAMFGQFGTILDVEIIFNERGSKGFGFVTFANSNDAERARERLHGTVVEGRKIEVNNATARVQTKKVTAVPNVCVQWPEVYTMIPS is encoded by the exons CACATGGTGCAGGCGGGCGTGGCGCCTTTTCCGGGCGCTCCTGCCGGCTATGCCGCTGCTCCGAATCCTGGAGCAGCGGTTGTTGCCGCAGCGGCCGCCgcccaacaacagcagcagcagcagcaacaacaacagcagcagcagcaggcccagcagcaacagcaacaacaggtgGCCGGCGGAGCACCGAACGCCGCGGACAGTTTGTccatggcagtggcagcggcagcggccaAACAGTCTGCTGATCCAGTGACCCAAATGAAATCGGGCAGCGAGGCAGCCACAGGATCtggcagcagcaataacaacaacaacacagccggggcaggagcagcaggagcgcCAGGAAACGCCGCAGGATTGACCACAGAATATTCAAGTGGCGGCTGCGGGGGCGGCGGTGCATCAACGGCCAattcggtggtggtggccaccaccagTGTTTCCGACGTTGTCAATGCCTCGCTGTACATGCAACAGAAG ACAAATCTGtcaacacaaacacagacaccACAGTACGAGTACGactacgagtacgagtacaaTGGAACCAGCCTCGCAGAACCAAGAGTCCCAGGTCCCATTCCGCATCATCCACTGACAAATGGACATGCCGtggagcaagtgcagcagccaccagaacaccagcagcatctgcaATCATCGCTGCCCCCACAAAATGTGCTCAGCATA TCCACAGTATTGATCGCCAATGAGGCAGCAGAATCACAACAGAGCTCCGCCATGCCCAATTCTGGAGGCGGTGGCAATaccggtggcggtggcggcggcggaggaggcggcggcacGCCCAGTTCTCCGCTCAGCAACTCCCCGTCCAGCGCAACAGCCTCGCAGGCGGGCGGCTGCGGACTGACCCTCAATGGCAGCGCCACCGAGGGCAGTATGTCCGGTGATACATCGCCGGTGGCCAGTGGTGAACCGCTCCTGCAGACGCCGCCCGCcctccaacagcagcaacagcagcaacagcagcaacaacaacagcaacaacaacagcagcaaccgcTTCTGTGCAGCAGTCCCACAATGCAGGCGATGCAATCGGCGGGCACCTCAGTGACGGGCAGCTCGATAGCTTCCGGCACATTGGcggccaccagcagcagtggcGTTGGCCTCTTGCCCACCACCGGTTTGGACAGCATCGCCAGTGTTGGTGCAACAGCCGGCTGTGCCGTTGTGCCGGCCAGCACATCGCAGGTGATCGCCCACCTGaatgcagcagccgccgcgGCCAGCGGCATCATGTCGCCCACGGCCAATGTGGCCACTAGTCTCAGCAGCGCCCTAGTCCCGGCCCAATCGGTGGCCGCCGTTGCAGCGGCCGCCTCCCTCGATGCCAAAAGCCAGCCGAAGCGACTGCACGTCTCCAACATACCGTTCCGCTTCCGGGATCCCGATCTGAGGGCCATGTTTGGG CAATTTGGCACCATTCTGGACGTGGAAATCATCTTCAACGAGCGCGGCAGCAAG GGATTCGGTTTTGTAACATTCGCTAACAGCAACGATGCAGAACGAGCACGCGAACGTCTACACGGCACCGTGGTTGAGGGACGCAAAATCGAG GTGAATAACGCCACTGCACGTGTACAAACCAAAAAAGTGACAGCAGTACCCAACG TTTGCGTACAATGGCCAGAAG TGTATACTATGATCCCTTCTTAG